GAAATGGTCAAGTAGAAAATACTTCTTTTAACTTTTATCACAAACCACAAATTTCTTTAAATTATGATTGGATAATTTCTGAAGAAACATTTTTAACTACTTCTGTATATGCTTCTTTTGGTACAGGAGGAGGAAGAAGAACTCAAGGTTCAAAATTTATTAGCAATGATTATAGATTAGGTGGTGCAGACCAACCAATAGATTTCGATAGAATTGTTGATGAAAATATATCAAACGGAGCTTTAGGTGCTACAGATTTCTTTGCAGCTTCAAAAAACTCTCACGAATGGTACGGAGTTTTATCAACTTTAAAAACTAAATTATCAGAAACTTTATCTTTATCTGTAGGTATAGACGCAAGATCTTATGTGGGGTCTCACTGGTATGAGGTAACAGACTTATTAGGAGGAGAGTATTTCTATAACGATGATAGTTCTGATAATACAGGAGGTCAAGCATTACAAGTAGGAGATAGATTTAGTAAAGATTACGATGGTATCGTAAAAAGATATGGTGTATTTGGTCAATTAGAATATTCTGTAGACGATTTATCTGTATTCTTTTCTACTGCAATTTCTAACACAGCATACAGTAAAGAAGACTTTATGAAATATGCAGCAAATGATCCTGAAAGAAAATCTGATGTAGCAAATTTCTTAGGATACAGTACTAAAGGTGGAGCAAACTATAATATTGATGATCAACAAAATGTTTTTGCTAACGTAGGTTATTTCTCAAAAGCACCATTTTTAACAGGAAACGTTTTTCAAAGTGATAGATCTACAGCTTTAAATGAAGATGCTATTAATGAAAAAGTTTTTAGTGCAGAAGTAGGATACGGTTTTAAATCTCAAGTATTCTCTGCAAACCTTAACATTTACACAACTTCTTGGTTAGATAAATCTCTTATTAGAAGTCTTCCTGGACCTGGAGGAGAAAACTTAACAGTAAATATTAATGGTTTAGATGCCTTACACCAAGGTGTAGAATTCGATTTCTTACTTAGACCTATGGATAAATTAGCTATTACAGGTATGGCTTCTGTTGGTAACTGGAAATGGAAAAACGATGCAGTAGGTAGAACATTTGCGCAAGATGGTACTGAAATAGCTAGCTCTACAGTTTATGCTAAAGGATTAAAAGTATCTGATGCAGCACAAACTACATTTGCATTAGGTGCAAAGTATGATTTATTAGAAAAAACTACAATTTCTTTAGATTTTAATTATGCAGGAGACAACTATGCTTACTTTGATGTAAACAGAAGAAATGATCCAACGAACACATCTAACCCTTGGAAATTACCAAGCTATAGTTTATTTGATTTAGGTTTAAGACACGGATTTACAATTGGTGATTTTGATACTACTTTAACAGCAAATATGAACAACTTATTTGATGTAGAATATATTTCAGATGCAAATGATGGTGATGGTTCTACTTATGATACTGCACAAGTTTATTATGGAGCAGGTAGAACATTTAGTCTAGGATTAAAAGTTAAATTTTAAAAAACAAAAGATGAAAAAAATAGTATTATTACTAACAATTTTTTCAATGGTATTTACTTCTTGTGAGCCATTAGAAGATATTAATGCAGAAGTTGACGCGAATGAAAATGCAATCGTAGGAGAAGCTTCTTATACACTTACAAGTGATGACTACGACGCATTAGAATTATCTGGACGTTTTAACGACGTAGATGAAGCAAAAGCAGCTTTACCTGCTTTTTTAGCAGATAAATACCCAGTTTGGGGAAAAAATTCATCTGTTTTAGTAGGTTACCAATTAAATGTTGGTTATGCTTTTGGTTTAAAAAATTACACTTTAGATCAAGCAGATTATACAACAAGCGGAAGTGATTTATTAGGTTTCCAATCTACTGCAACACCAGGAGATTATTTGGTAGATATCATTACAGCTAAATATCCTACTGCAACAGAAGGAGATTTTGTTTCTGCACAATATGATCAATTTACAGGTAGTGCTTTTACAGTAACACCTGAGGTTTCTTTAGATGAAAACTTAGATTACGGTACAACAGCTGGAGATTTAACTACAATTTCTGCAGGAGCTTGGGTTAATCATTCAGGAGCTGATAATCAATTAATGTATACAACAGAAAACTTAACAATGGCAGATTATCCTTCTTCAAATGTTGGGGGGGCTTTAGCTATTTCTACTGCTGGTTCTGAAGATGTAAATACAGCTATTTCTCCAGAATTAACTTCCAAAAAAGTATATTCTAGCGCTTTAATTAAATTAAGTGAAGTTGGTAATGGAACTTACTTTTTCCATTTAATGGAAGAAGACGGAAGTTTTAATTTTTCTGCAAGAACCGGAGCAAAAAGCGATGGTAACGGAAAAGTTTTATTTGGTATAGGTGCTAGTTCTAGTTCTTTAACTTATGGTACAACTGCTTACGAATTAGATACTACTTATCTTATAGTAACTTCTTATGAGGTTGAAACAGGTATTGCAAATTTATATGTATTAACGTCTGTAACAGATACAGAACCTGCTACTCCTGAAGCTACAAATACGGGTAATTCTGGTAATAGCGCTAAAAGAATTGGTATCCGTCAGGGTGGTGGCGGACCATCAGCTATCATAGATGGTATCCGTGTTGCAAACACTTGGTCTTCTATTATGAGTAATGAAACTTTAGCAGATGAAACTGTAGGTAATAAAGAAACTTATAATGCTATTTACACTTTCAATGAAGGTGCTTGGGAAATCCCATCTACAGATGGATTTTACTCAGTTACTGATGCAGATTTTGCTTCAATGGGACTTGAAAACTTTGGAAGCTCTAAGCCTGCAGATGATTATTTAGCAGCTTTTTTAAACCTAAAATTTCCTTATGCTAAAAACGATGCTGTTTTAGATGTACTATATAAATATGTATCTAGTTCTAGTGGTGCGCAAGTACGTGGAGATAGATATACAAAAACTGATGGAGTTTGGGTTAAACATCAATCAACAATGAGTACAACATTACAATTTGGTCATGATGGTAGTAACTGGATTCCAGATAATACAATTAAATATACTTTAAATGCAGATGATTATGTTTATATGGCTGCAGAATTAGAAGGTAATACAGATTTTGATAATGTAAGTTTAAGTAATCTTGCGGATTATTCTGATTATGATTATAATTGGGAAGACGATCAAATATTATTTTCGTTAGACCTATTATTAGATCATTTAAATCCATCTGCAGAAGATGGTCAAAAATACCTAATTACATACTTATTGTATGACAATGGTACAAATGATGTAATCAGATATTTAATTAAAGAAAATGGAGAATGGGTTTGGAATGAATAAATCCTAAAAAAAACCTTAACAAAAACCACCTCAATTGAGGTGGTTTTTTTATTATTAAAATTAGTAACTTTGTAACATATACAAATAGAATATAAAAAGCATGAAAGACGTACATTCATATTGGGCATACCTTGTTTTAGCAATTTTAATTTTTGCAGTAGTTAATGCAGTAATTGGTTTAAAGCAAAAAAAAGAATTTACAGATAAAGATTTAAGACTAGGTTTGTTTACCTTAATAGTGTCTCATATACAATTATTAATTGGTTTAGGATGGTATTTTATGTCTCCTTGGTACAAAGCATTAAAAGCTAATGGTGGCGAAGTTATGGCAAATAAAGCAACTAGATTATTAGCTGTAGAACACCCTTTAATGATGCTTATTGCTATTGTATTTATAACAATAGGTTGGTCTAAACATAAAAAGCAAACAGAAGATGCAGCTAAATTTAAAACATTTGCAATTTTCTACGGTATTGCTTTAATATTGATTCTTTCTAGAATCCCTTGGAGTAACTGGTTTTAATAACAAGCATCCTTGCATAAGCAAGCATCTATATTAGATTCAAAATGAAAATTTTAAGCTACATATTATCACCAATTTTTATATTGGTGTTTTTTTTATCACTACTTATATTTCATCCATTACAATGGTTGGGGTTAAAATTATTTGGTTATAAAGGGCATCAGTTTGTAGTAGATTATATGAACTGGTTTTTATCTAAAACATTATTAATTTTAGGCGTAGTTGTTAAGGTAGATAATCAACACAAACTACCAGAAGATTGCTCACTAATCTTTGTTTCTAACCATCAAAGTATGTTTGATATTTCACCAATTAGTTGGGCATTTAGAAAACATCAACCAAAATTTGTCTCTAAAAAAGAACTCGGTAAAGGCATACCTAGTATCTCTTTTAACCTAAAACATGGTGGTGCAGCATTAATCGATAGAAAAGATTCAAAACAAGCCATTTCAGCCTTAATGGAGTTTGCAAAAAGAATTAAAAACAATAAATGGGGAGCCGTAATTTTTCCGGAAGGAACAAGAAGTAGAGATGGTAAGCCTAAGAAATTTGCCATAAATGGCTTAAAAGTCATCACTAAATTTAATAAAGAAGGTTATATTGTGCCAATAACAATAAATAATTCTTGGAAAATTTTTAAATACGGAAAATTTCCATTAGGTTTAGGTAGCCCAATTACATTTACTGTTCATCAACCATTAAAAATAAATTCATTACCTTTTAATGAATTATTAGAAAAAACCGAATCAGTCATTAAAGACCACATAAAATAAAGATATGTCTATACACAACGTAAGAAAAGAAGTGATGCTAACCTTAGAAAAAAGCATGCATACCTTTGTAGATAAATATTTAATCCCTGCAGAAAAAATCTGGCAGCCAACAGACTTTTTGCCAAATTCTCAGAAAGACTCTTTTATATCAGAAGTAGAAGAAATTAGAGAATTATCTAAAGAATTGCACGACGATTTTTGGATTGTTTTAGTAGGAGACACCATTACAGAAGAAGCATTACCAACCTACGAATCTTGGTTATTAGATTTAGACGGAGTTTCTCAAGATCCAGACAATAGTTGGGCAAAATGGGTAAGAACTTGGACCGCAGAAGAAAACAGACATGGAGATGTTTTAAACAAATACTTGTACTTATCTGGTCGTGTAAATATGCGTGAAGTAGAAATTTCTACACAACATTTAATTGCAGATGGTTTTGATATTGGTACTTCTACAGATCCATATAAAAACTTTGTGTACACAAGTTTTCAAGAATTAGCAACCTATGTTTCTCACAACAACGTAGCTAAAATTGCACGTAAAAAAGGGCACAAAGCTTTGGCAAAAATGTCTAGAATTATTGCAGGAGACGAAATGCGTCATCACCAAGCATATACAGAATTCGTAAAAGAAATCTTTAAAATTGATCCTAGTGAAATGATGTTGGCTTTTCAGCACATGATGAAACATAAGATTGTAATGCCTGCAATGCATTTAAGAGAATCTTTTGAAGCAAAAGGAAGTTTGTTCGATGATTTTTCTATTGTAGCACAAAGAGTTGGTGTTTACACCGGTTTCGATTATGTAGATATTTTAAGAAAATTAAATGAAGCTTGGGAAATCGATAAAATTACAAATCTTACGCCAGAAGCAGAAAAGGCAAGAGA
The nucleotide sequence above comes from Polaribacter butkevichii. Encoded proteins:
- a CDS encoding TonB-dependent receptor, whose protein sequence is MRNFKNLLFVALLFVTATILGQTKITGTVVDDTNQPLPGASIVVKGTANGTSTDFDGKFTLTAKTKSGVVVVSFIGYKTREFAFSSSKSNFKSIKLEEDAGALDEIVVTATSFAIGRKTPVAVSTIKAADIEAKLGAQEFPEILKSTPGVYATKSGGGYGDGRINLRGFRSQNVAVMINGIPVNDMENGAVYWSNWAGLSDVTSAMQVQRGLGASKVAVPSIGGTINVISKSTDAEKGGIVRMSTGNNGYQKYGMTLSTGMMDNGFAVTASAAKVSGEGYVDGLQFSGVNYFLNVSKEINEKHKLSFNVIGTIQEHGQRYNRRTIAEYRATEQGGKRFNPDWGYRNGQVENTSFNFYHKPQISLNYDWIISEETFLTTSVYASFGTGGGRRTQGSKFISNDYRLGGADQPIDFDRIVDENISNGALGATDFFAASKNSHEWYGVLSTLKTKLSETLSLSVGIDARSYVGSHWYEVTDLLGGEYFYNDDSSDNTGGQALQVGDRFSKDYDGIVKRYGVFGQLEYSVDDLSVFFSTAISNTAYSKEDFMKYAANDPERKSDVANFLGYSTKGGANYNIDDQQNVFANVGYFSKAPFLTGNVFQSDRSTALNEDAINEKVFSAEVGYGFKSQVFSANLNIYTTSWLDKSLIRSLPGPGGENLTVNINGLDALHQGVEFDFLLRPMDKLAITGMASVGNWKWKNDAVGRTFAQDGTEIASSTVYAKGLKVSDAAQTTFALGAKYDLLEKTTISLDFNYAGDNYAYFDVNRRNDPTNTSNPWKLPSYSLFDLGLRHGFTIGDFDTTLTANMNNLFDVEYISDANDGDGSTYDTAQVYYGAGRTFSLGLKVKF
- a CDS encoding lysophospholipid acyltransferase family protein: MKILSYILSPIFILVFFLSLLIFHPLQWLGLKLFGYKGHQFVVDYMNWFLSKTLLILGVVVKVDNQHKLPEDCSLIFVSNHQSMFDISPISWAFRKHQPKFVSKKELGKGIPSISFNLKHGGAALIDRKDSKQAISALMEFAKRIKNNKWGAVIFPEGTRSRDGKPKKFAINGLKVITKFNKEGYIVPITINNSWKIFKYGKFPLGLGSPITFTVHQPLKINSLPFNELLEKTESVIKDHIK
- a CDS encoding acyl-ACP desaturase yields the protein MSIHNVRKEVMLTLEKSMHTFVDKYLIPAEKIWQPTDFLPNSQKDSFISEVEEIRELSKELHDDFWIVLVGDTITEEALPTYESWLLDLDGVSQDPDNSWAKWVRTWTAEENRHGDVLNKYLYLSGRVNMREVEISTQHLIADGFDIGTSTDPYKNFVYTSFQELATYVSHNNVAKIARKKGHKALAKMSRIIAGDEMRHHQAYTEFVKEIFKIDPSEMMLAFQHMMKHKIVMPAMHLRESFEAKGSLFDDFSIVAQRVGVYTGFDYVDILRKLNEAWEIDKITNLTPEAEKARDYLMKLPDRMYRITERIVVPQTDFKFKWMMNPS